The genomic interval GCAAACAAAGTACTTGTGTCTACACCAACTGATTGGCGGACTTCGTACGTGCTGGTTGGGTACTGTGCCTTGAGTGCTGGATTGATGATTTTAGTCACTGCGTAGTCGATTTTGAGTGCTGCCCTGACGGCCGATGTGTTTTTGGTGTCTCCAATGAACACACCCATTACTCGGTCGCCGTCAAATGCAGTAATGGCGCCACCCTCGGCCTTGATGATTCTTGATGCGCACACTAGATATGTCTTGTATATCTCTGCCGCGAAGGGTGCTTTGTAATCATTTACGAGTTCCGTGGATTCCGCCAAGTCGGCATACAGGACTGTGGCGTCGAGTTCGACAGCATCGTTTCCTAGTGCAATGTCTTCTGGTTCGGGGACCTGTTGTCCAGTTCTCTTCTTCCAGTCAGTCTTGAAGATCGCCACCACTTCGGAATTGAGATCGTCTTTTAGTGCCATTTGAGGGAAGTCCGTGTCTATCTCGTGCCAACTCGTTTGATGACGTTTTCGATTTCGGTACAGGCAGGCCCCAACGCCGCTGAGAGATCCTTGTCTCCAGGTCTTGCGATGTATGTGATGGGGGTAATTCCAAGCATGTCGCTGGGTATTTTTATCTCGGTGCTTTGTTCTTTGATTATGAATGCCCGCTCTCTTCCAACACGCCCCATGAAAAGCCCGAGTTCAAAAACGACATTGTCTCGCGGGGCGTCATGGAGTTCTTTCCTGCTTATGGTGGTGTCATCCGGCCCGAATACGAAAGCGGCAAAATCGCATGCGTCTACCTGCTTGATTAAGTCATCAACAGGAACTCCCGAAGGGCCAAAAACCCCATTCGTCCATATGCGAACGGTTGTGGTGTGTTTTAGATTTAGCTGTATTTCCTTGGCGATCGAGAGTCCTTCTGTTGATGAGCCTAAGAACATCAGCGGGTGCTCGTTGGGAGGTCGATAAAAGCTATTCCGTTGTCTGAGTCTTTGAGCCATGACGAGGGCCATGGCGCGCCAGATTCTTGGATGGGCATCAGCCAGTTGATGAAAGTCTGACTCTTGTATCTTCATTGCGACTACGGGGTCTTTGGCCTTGACGGTTGCCGCTCTGGGGGCGGACGGATCAATAAGGGCCATTTCCCCGAGAGCTTCGCGTGAGCCTCTGTCGGCGACGTGGCGGCCATTGATGAAGACAGATGTTGTTCCCGAGAGAACAAAGAAGATGCTGTTGTCAATATCGTTCTGGGCCATGATTACGTCGCCGGCCTTGAACTCAATCAGGCTTCCAATATTGGCGAGGCCCTCGGCAAGCGCAGGATCATGCTGCACAACTGCCTGTTGCATCAGCGCTTCAATGAGTATCCGCTTCCCTTTGTCGCCCTCATAGCGAGCCTTCATGATTCCCCCATGCTAGGGAGCTAAGCAGCAGGGCAGGCGGCTGGCAAGATGCTGCCATTGATGTTCATAGGGTGGGCATTCTTGGGCATGAATCCTGCACTGGTTGCTGCGCGGACCACTCGCAAAAAGCGCCCCCATAAAGAGAGGTGAATGCCCTGCCCTCTCGTCAGAGCCCGCCTCTTCACCTTCCAGAAGGACGCCCCCGAGCCCGCCGTGGGCGCGCCGAGGCTCCACACCTTCCGAGCTAACGACGGCGACTTCGACCGTTATAACGACCGGCTGAGCGTCACGGGCTGGATGCTGGACGCCTTCAACGCGAATCCCGTCGTCCTCTACAACCACGACGACGGTTCGGGCGGCCTCTTCGGCACGGGTCGCAAGGACGTACTGCCCATCGGCAAGGGGCGCGCCTACGTCCAGGGCGACGCCCTCCTGGTGGACATCGAGTTCGACCAGGAAGACGACTTCGCGCGCAAGGTCGAGAGCAAGGTGGCGCGTGGCATCCTGAATGCCGTGTCGGTGCGTTACCTCATGCACCGCTACCACGAGAACGAGCGCGGCGGCTTCGATTGCGAGCAGCAAGAGCTACTCGAAATCTCCATTGTCACGATTCCAGGCAACCAGCGCGCGGTGAGGGTGAAGGAGCTGGCCGACGAACGCGCCGCCTTCATCCAGGACGTGGCCAAGGCCGTGGTCGCCACCCTAGATGAGCGCGAGCGAAGCAAGGCCGCTCCGCCCCCTGTCCCCGACGTCAACGCACTGGCCAGGCACACGGCCGAGTCCCTCTTGCAGCACCTCACCTTGGAGACGCACCGATGACCCCCGAGCAGATGCAGGAAGTGGCGAAGTCCCTGGGGCCCCTCGTGGCCGCGCAGCTCATGGAGCAGGCCAAGGGCCAGCGTGACGGGCTGGTGGGCCTGCTCGGCGCGAAGTCAAAGCCCGAGGACAACCCGGTGCCCAGCATTCTGAAGAACCTGAACCACTTCGGCGCGTACCTGAAGGCCGTGGTGAACGCGGGCCGCAACCCCACGCGCGAGGCGGTGCTGGAGCAGGCCAAGCGGTTCGGTGGCGCCGACGTCCAGAAGGCGGTGCAGGAGAGCGTCTTCTCTTCGGCTGGCGTGCTGGTGCCGGTGCAAGGCGCGGGGGAGATGATTGAGTTCCTCCGTCCGGACTCTGTCGTCCTGGCGCTGGGGGCTCGCACCGTGCCCTTCAAAGGTGAGCTTCATTTCGGGAAGAAG from Myxococcus stipitatus carries:
- a CDS encoding adenylate/guanylate cyclase domain-containing protein, which produces MALKDDLNSEVVAIFKTDWKKRTGQQVPEPEDIALGNDAVELDATVLYADLAESTELVNDYKAPFAAEIYKTYLVCASRIIKAEGGAITAFDGDRVMGVFIGDTKNTSAVRAALKIDYAVTKIINPALKAQYPTSTYEVRQSVGVDTSTLFAARTGIRGSNDLVWVGRAANYAAKLCSLREGLYTSWITSSVYDVMLNEVKTTNGTPMWEKRHWTARKIDVYRSSWHMAP
- a CDS encoding TIR domain-containing protein, whose product is MKARYEGDKGKRILIEALMQQAVVQHDPALAEGLANIGSLIEFKAGDVIMAQNDIDNSIFFVLSGTTSVFINGRHVADRGSREALGEMALIDPSAPRAATVKAKDPVVAMKIQESDFHQLADAHPRIWRAMALVMAQRLRQRNSFYRPPNEHPLMFLGSSTEGLSIAKEIQLNLKHTTTVRIWTNGVFGPSGVPVDDLIKQVDACDFAAFVFGPDDTTISRKELHDAPRDNVVFELGLFMGRVGRERAFIIKEQSTEIKIPSDMLGITPITYIARPGDKDLSAALGPACTEIENVIKRVGTR
- a CDS encoding HK97 family phage prohead protease, encoding MLDAFNANPVVLYNHDDGSGGLFGTGRKDVLPIGKGRAYVQGDALLVDIEFDQEDDFARKVESKVARGILNAVSVRYLMHRYHENERGGFDCEQQELLEISIVTIPGNQRAVRVKELADERAAFIQDVAKAVVATLDERERSKAAPPPVPDVNALARHTAESLLQHLTLETHR